A section of the Sedimentisphaera cyanobacteriorum genome encodes:
- a CDS encoding cupin domain-containing protein, producing the protein MASEPKVTDLQKDGKYQPILEGAPQTCGMRSGRVRLEKGETCGEHSTKSHEETLVFLAGSGQALLGEDRKPYEVGEGKVCYIPPHTLHDIKNTGKTPLVYIFCVAPVQEELEDKQ; encoded by the coding sequence ATGGCCTCTGAACCTAAAGTAACTGATCTCCAGAAAGACGGAAAGTATCAGCCGATTCTCGAAGGCGCTCCACAAACCTGCGGCATGCGCTCGGGCAGGGTTCGGCTGGAAAAAGGAGAAACCTGCGGAGAGCACTCTACTAAATCGCACGAGGAAACGCTGGTTTTCCTTGCAGGCAGCGGGCAGGCCCTCCTCGGCGAAGATAGAAAACCTTATGAAGTGGGTGAGGGGAAAGTGTGCTATATCCCGCCTCATACGCTTCACGACATAAAAAACACAGGTAAGACGCCGCTGGTTTATATTTTCTGCGTTGCACCAGTTCAGGAAGAATTAGAGGATAAACAGTGA
- a CDS encoding type II secretion system protein produces MPKLRLSKGFTMIELLVVISIIALLISILLPALSLVREKASVARVNAELRQIGICIEMYTEDNGGKHPPTREDCSLRWHDNQLPPELVEGGYLPSPEEKSGMSASIEDPYTKGDTYKYKAVGELYQNDRYMGDLKKSYLYVPKGFPAKNPGSRPENDIKYTNPNASPVTWVLYSQGPEFDEWEMIKEKNGPVPRRVWYDSKERKGMIVRMKLRGKPYDHIGTFKD; encoded by the coding sequence ATGCCTAAATTAAGGCTCTCAAAGGGATTTACAATGATAGAGCTTCTGGTAGTGATATCGATTATCGCACTGCTGATATCGATATTGCTTCCAGCTCTCTCGCTTGTTCGCGAGAAGGCTTCTGTTGCGAGGGTGAATGCTGAGCTCAGGCAGATTGGAATCTGCATTGAGATGTACACAGAAGACAACGGGGGAAAACACCCTCCAACCAGAGAAGACTGCTCGCTCCGCTGGCACGACAATCAGCTCCCGCCAGAGCTGGTTGAAGGAGGGTATCTGCCTTCGCCCGAGGAAAAAAGCGGGATGTCTGCCAGCATTGAAGACCCCTACACCAAAGGGGATACGTACAAATACAAGGCTGTAGGAGAGCTCTATCAGAACGACAGGTATATGGGCGATTTGAAGAAATCATACCTTTATGTGCCTAAGGGATTCCCCGCAAAAAATCCGGGCAGCAGGCCGGAAAACGACATCAAATACACAAACCCCAACGCATCCCCTGTTACGTGGGTGCTTTACAGCCAAGGGCCGGAATTTGATGAATGGGAGATGATAAAAGAAAAAAACGGCCCCGTGCCAAGGCGCGTGTGGTACGACAGCAAAGAAAGAAAAGGTATGATAGTGCGAATGAAACTAAGAGGCAAACCCTATGACCATATCGGCACATTCAAGGATTAG
- the purF gene encoding amidophosphoribosyltransferase: MSYKREECGVFGIWNTGNPAEKIYFGLHSLQHRGQESAGMTTTDRSSLKHFAGMGTVSKVFRKSSMNIIPKLSEETFGGIGHVRYSTAGASMRDNAQPMVAAYSQGEVAVAHNGNITNADILREEYESTGSIFKTTSDTEILIHMLAKPAHINKTDTIAHVMRHLDGAFCVLYLFPDRIEAARDPRGIRPLSIGKSQDGAWCVASESCAFDAIGGKLVRDVEPGEIVTLSDDGLSSRFFIEPGSVKPSHCIFEHVYFSRQNSRVFGENVHIARKNFGAQLAIEHPADADVVIPIPDSGTASAIGYANQSGIPFDMGFVRSHYIGRSFIAPTQEMRDLAVRLKLAVIKEAVEGKRVIVVDDSIVRGTTTRGKVRDLRAAGAKEVHIRVSCPPLKFPCFYGVDFASKEELVANRMDMDALCRYLEADSIGYLSVDGLLSCVNLPPENYCTACWTGNYKAPTHRARSKDAMGSSHKMLFQIEDVR, translated from the coding sequence ATGAGCTACAAGAGAGAAGAATGCGGTGTTTTCGGAATCTGGAACACTGGAAACCCCGCAGAAAAAATATATTTCGGCCTTCACAGCCTCCAGCACAGGGGGCAGGAATCCGCCGGAATGACTACAACAGACCGCAGTTCACTCAAACATTTCGCAGGCATGGGAACTGTATCTAAGGTTTTTCGCAAGTCGTCTATGAATATTATCCCCAAGCTCAGCGAAGAGACCTTCGGCGGGATAGGCCATGTTCGCTATTCCACAGCCGGAGCGAGCATGCGTGATAATGCCCAGCCAATGGTTGCGGCGTATTCACAAGGCGAGGTGGCCGTGGCTCACAACGGCAACATAACCAACGCCGACATCCTTCGCGAGGAATACGAATCCACAGGCAGCATATTCAAAACCACCTCGGACACTGAGATCCTCATTCATATGCTCGCCAAACCCGCCCATATTAACAAGACAGACACAATAGCCCACGTTATGAGACATCTCGACGGGGCTTTTTGCGTTTTATACCTCTTCCCCGACCGCATTGAAGCCGCCAGAGACCCTCGCGGGATAAGGCCTTTGAGCATAGGCAAATCTCAGGACGGGGCTTGGTGCGTGGCCAGCGAGAGCTGCGCGTTTGATGCGATAGGCGGAAAGCTTGTTCGGGATGTGGAGCCCGGGGAGATCGTTACGCTAAGTGATGACGGGCTTTCAAGCAGATTTTTCATAGAACCCGGCTCAGTAAAGCCATCTCACTGCATCTTCGAACACGTGTATTTCTCACGTCAGAACAGCAGGGTTTTCGGGGAGAATGTGCATATTGCAAGGAAAAATTTCGGAGCCCAGCTCGCAATAGAGCACCCCGCAGATGCGGATGTTGTGATTCCTATTCCAGATTCCGGGACAGCCTCAGCGATTGGATACGCCAATCAGAGCGGGATACCGTTTGATATGGGGTTTGTGAGAAGCCATTATATTGGGCGGTCTTTTATCGCACCAACCCAGGAGATGCGCGATCTGGCAGTGAGGCTGAAGCTTGCGGTTATTAAAGAGGCGGTAGAAGGCAAGCGGGTGATAGTGGTGGATGATTCAATCGTCCGAGGGACTACCACAAGGGGAAAGGTTAGAGACCTGCGCGCTGCGGGGGCGAAGGAAGTGCATATACGCGTTAGCTGTCCGCCGCTGAAATTCCCCTGCTTCTACGGAGTTGACTTTGCCTCAAAGGAGGAGCTCGTGGCAAACAGGATGGATATGGATGCGCTCTGCCGATACCTCGAAGCAGACAGCATCGGGTATCTTTCCGTTGATGGATTGCTCAGCTGCGTAAACCTGCCTCCTGAAAATTACTGCACAGCCTGCTGGACAGGCAATTACAAGGCTCCAACTCACCGCGCCAGAAGCAAAGATGCTATGGGCAGCAGCCATAAGATGCTTTTTCAGATTGAGGATGTCCGATGA
- a CDS encoding metal ABC transporter substrate-binding protein codes for MTISAHSRIRVTAVSIIAAAFIPALLSGCGDKEKEKSDAKFAAANSYIFSALSHITGNPEATVNLVPPGMCPGHFDISPSQVKELFNCRLLFLFDFQGNIEDSVQRISQRGLKLKKLKAPGGMCLPKTYENIISQLCRHLAEDSPETADMYELREKQITEKIKQFSENTLKNFREAGLAGRKVICSEHQKAFCEWLGLEVIASFSGRDTVTPTQINECLKAAEGKQIDFVIANRQEGTKLAEAIAKRIQARPKVFSNFPGPGEGEKSCQTYFELVERNISSLMNDGQ; via the coding sequence ATGACCATATCGGCACATTCAAGGATTAGAGTAACGGCTGTTTCAATCATTGCTGCGGCGTTTATTCCCGCCCTGCTCTCCGGCTGCGGAGACAAAGAAAAGGAAAAGAGCGATGCGAAGTTTGCCGCTGCTAATTCATACATCTTTTCGGCTCTCTCGCATATCACAGGGAATCCTGAAGCAACAGTTAATCTCGTTCCGCCCGGGATGTGCCCGGGGCATTTCGATATCTCACCTTCGCAGGTAAAGGAGCTTTTCAACTGCAGGCTGCTTTTCCTGTTCGATTTTCAGGGTAATATAGAAGATTCGGTGCAGAGGATTTCTCAAAGGGGGCTAAAGCTCAAAAAACTCAAAGCCCCGGGCGGGATGTGCCTGCCCAAAACATACGAAAACATAATATCCCAGCTTTGCAGACACCTCGCGGAAGACAGTCCCGAAACGGCAGATATGTATGAGCTGAGGGAAAAACAGATCACAGAGAAAATCAAACAGTTCTCAGAGAATACACTTAAAAACTTCAGAGAGGCCGGTCTTGCAGGCAGAAAGGTAATATGCTCAGAGCACCAGAAGGCCTTCTGCGAGTGGCTCGGGCTGGAGGTAATAGCTTCATTCTCAGGCCGCGATACAGTAACCCCCACTCAGATAAACGAATGCCTCAAAGCTGCAGAAGGAAAGCAGATTGATTTTGTGATTGCAAACAGGCAGGAAGGAACAAAGCTCGCAGAGGCGATAGCAAAGAGAATTCAGGCAAGGCCGAAAGTTTTCAGCAACTTCCCCGGTCCGGGAGAAGGTGAAAAATCCTGCCAGACTTACTTCGAGCTTGTCGAGCGAAATATCAGCTCTCTTATGAATGACGGACAATAG
- the purM gene encoding phosphoribosylformylglycinamidine cyclo-ligase: protein MSGYLTYESSGVNIEANDEMVERIKGSVGSTFGPRVMDLHGGFAGLFSLEDSEKFAKNYKNPVLVSCTDGVGTKVLLAKDMGRFDTVGQDLVAMSVNDMIVLGAEPLFFLDYLAADKLKPEKVAVLVEGIASACREAGCSLIGGETAEMPGIYAKDDFDMAGFAVGVVEKDRIVKGQSAEPGDVIIGLSSSGVHSNGYSLVRNICFNKARLTLDSRIDSLGAKKLGDVLLEPTKLYVKPVLAVLEELAAVSEVKAMAHITGGGLAGNIPRVLPENSKAVIERNSWDKPDIFPFLQKTGPVEESEMYRVFNMGIGFVMVLSPQKADRAVEILSENGEKAWKIGNIREGSREVVIK, encoded by the coding sequence ATGAGTGGCTATCTCACCTACGAATCTTCCGGCGTGAATATTGAAGCCAACGATGAGATGGTAGAGCGGATTAAGGGCTCTGTAGGCTCTACGTTCGGGCCGAGAGTGATGGATTTGCACGGAGGCTTTGCCGGGCTTTTCAGCCTTGAAGACAGCGAGAAATTTGCCAAAAACTACAAAAATCCCGTCCTCGTTTCATGTACCGACGGCGTTGGCACTAAGGTTCTGCTGGCAAAAGATATGGGCAGGTTCGATACTGTGGGGCAGGATCTTGTGGCGATGAGCGTTAATGATATGATTGTTCTGGGTGCTGAGCCGCTGTTCTTCCTCGATTACCTCGCAGCAGACAAGCTCAAACCTGAGAAGGTGGCTGTGCTGGTGGAGGGGATAGCCTCTGCCTGCCGGGAGGCGGGATGCTCGCTCATTGGCGGGGAAACAGCAGAAATGCCAGGGATATATGCCAAAGATGATTTCGATATGGCAGGGTTTGCAGTGGGGGTTGTGGAGAAAGACCGAATTGTGAAAGGCCAAAGCGCCGAGCCCGGCGATGTTATAATCGGCCTATCCTCTTCAGGCGTGCATTCCAACGGCTATTCTCTTGTGCGCAATATCTGCTTCAATAAGGCAAGGCTCACGCTGGATTCCCGGATTGATTCGCTTGGGGCAAAGAAGCTCGGCGATGTTCTTCTCGAGCCCACAAAGCTATATGTCAAGCCTGTTCTTGCAGTGCTGGAAGAGCTTGCTGCAGTCAGCGAGGTGAAGGCAATGGCGCACATCACCGGCGGCGGGCTTGCGGGCAATATACCCAGAGTTCTGCCGGAAAACTCAAAGGCGGTAATCGAGAGAAACAGCTGGGATAAGCCCGATATCTTCCCGTTCCTTCAGAAAACCGGGCCTGTGGAGGAAAGCGAGATGTACCGTGTGTTCAATATGGGTATCGGCTTTGTTATGGTTTTAAGCCCGCAGAAAGCTGACAGGGCTGTTGAAATTCTTAGCGAGAACGG
- a CDS encoding metal ABC transporter permease — MDSFFYLVIFAGAVAGASTGFLGVYIVGMRMPFIGTCISHAAMAGTIFALIFQISPALGAMAFSLLASTSMAAIPPEKSRLDTNVGLAILFSFLLGLTFLGVGLMENSRSEMLGLLWGSLLFVQKDSVAAICAAAVLIVIFAFLFGKEMKVLLFSRSIAAATGIHERLVYCIFLAICGVTISVNLQIVGGLMVFSLITNPAAAAYQVCSRHKTVIIAASCFGMLSTVLGFLVSYWFDLPSGACIVLLSTAVFAGAVGWRRISESGRFQKAGR, encoded by the coding sequence TTGGATTCATTCTTCTATTTGGTGATATTTGCAGGAGCGGTGGCAGGAGCGAGCACGGGCTTTCTGGGCGTTTACATCGTTGGTATGCGTATGCCTTTTATCGGAACGTGCATCTCGCACGCCGCCATGGCGGGAACAATCTTCGCCCTTATTTTTCAGATCAGCCCTGCACTGGGAGCGATGGCATTTTCCCTGCTCGCTTCCACATCCATGGCAGCGATACCGCCGGAGAAATCAAGGCTTGATACCAACGTAGGCCTTGCGATACTCTTCTCATTCCTGCTCGGGCTCACTTTCCTCGGCGTGGGGCTTATGGAAAACAGCCGCTCGGAGATGCTCGGGCTTCTCTGGGGAAGCCTTTTATTCGTACAGAAGGATTCTGTTGCAGCGATATGCGCAGCGGCAGTGCTGATTGTGATATTTGCGTTTCTTTTCGGCAAGGAAATGAAGGTTCTGCTCTTCAGCCGGTCAATCGCAGCGGCCACAGGCATACACGAACGCCTCGTTTACTGCATATTTCTCGCAATCTGCGGAGTTACAATTTCCGTGAATCTGCAGATTGTGGGCGGGCTTATGGTTTTCAGCCTCATCACCAACCCAGCAGCGGCGGCATATCAGGTCTGCAGCAGACACAAAACCGTAATCATTGCTGCAAGCTGCTTTGGTATGCTCTCAACGGTTCTGGGTTTTTTGGTGTCGTACTGGTTCGACCTGCCCTCAGGGGCATGTATAGTGCTTCTCAGCACGGCAGTATTTGCCGGAGCGGTAGGCTGGAGAAGGATAAGCGAATCGGGCAGATTCCAGAAAGCGGGACGATAA
- a CDS encoding metal ABC transporter ATP-binding protein, which produces MGAELKISNLSIRASGREILKDINLSICPGEYVNIIGANGAGKTTLLKAAAGLKRPASGKISFDGQDIYGLGWWKKTNLQKRIGYIPQSAEYNSELPFTAGEVAAMGRVSARRLFERLKSEDQACVDEWLGKLHIKELKNQPFSSLSGGEKQKVLIARALTQNPSLLILDEPSANLDFYWKKEISRLVKDLQKALGITVVMVSHEISAIPQDSDKTILLREGALAGQGSSEKVLASEEFEKAYGRRLRLSDSQADGFFEFPGFKAED; this is translated from the coding sequence TTGGGTGCTGAGCTGAAAATATCAAATCTCTCAATCAGGGCTTCAGGCAGGGAGATACTCAAAGATATAAATCTCAGCATCTGCCCGGGTGAGTATGTGAATATTATTGGAGCAAACGGAGCCGGCAAAACTACCCTGCTCAAGGCTGCAGCGGGGCTCAAAAGGCCAGCCTCTGGTAAGATTTCATTCGACGGGCAGGATATATACGGTCTCGGATGGTGGAAGAAAACAAACCTCCAGAAGAGGATCGGCTATATACCGCAGTCTGCGGAGTACAATTCTGAGTTGCCCTTCACTGCCGGCGAAGTTGCCGCGATGGGCAGAGTTAGCGCGAGGCGGCTCTTTGAAAGGCTCAAAAGCGAGGATCAGGCCTGCGTGGATGAATGGCTCGGCAAACTGCATATCAAAGAGCTCAAAAACCAGCCGTTCAGCAGTCTTTCAGGCGGGGAGAAACAGAAGGTGCTGATAGCAAGGGCTCTCACTCAAAACCCCTCTCTTTTAATCCTCGACGAGCCTTCGGCTAATCTGGATTTCTACTGGAAAAAAGAAATATCAAGGCTCGTAAAAGATTTGCAGAAGGCACTTGGGATCACGGTGGTTATGGTATCTCACGAGATCTCAGCAATCCCTCAAGACAGCGATAAAACCATTCTGCTCAGAGAAGGAGCGCTTGCCGGACAGGGCTCTTCCGAGAAAGTTCTCGCCTCAGAAGAGTTCGAAAAGGCCTACGGACGCAGGCTGAGGCTTTCAGATTCGCAAGCGGATGGATTCTTCGAGTTTCCGGGCTTCAAGGCGGAGGACTAA